The Zobellia alginiliquefaciens genome contains a region encoding:
- a CDS encoding ABC transporter permease, translating into MHKLWASTYKEFLLVTRDIGGLAVLFLMPLLLVIVITTIQDNSFKTIKETKLPILLVDMDKGKVSEDILQNLADSKLFQVDRAFTDEEAKQRVLKGDYQLAIVIPKNLSSDLAIKINENVDGILSKFSDNEESIPEVKSQMMPKEVKLYFDPATQQSFKSSVRSNIDKMISKIETETIYKAFQEQLTDDPSEAIFETEKFITFTEIIPSRNKEALIPNSTQHNIPAWTLFAIFFIILPLAINMVKEKNQGTFVRLRTNPVSYATVLGGKTIVFLGVSLVQFTLMLAVGIFLFPLIGLPKLDVTGRLPLLFIVAFFAGLAAVGLGLLLGTVAKTQEQSAPFGATFVVILAAIGGVWVPVFAMPKLMQMLSNLSPMNWGLSAFYDVFLRNATFVEIIPEISLLLLFFVITTLIAIIYNERKNAV; encoded by the coding sequence ATGCATAAACTCTGGGCCTCCACATACAAAGAGTTTCTACTCGTTACAAGAGATATTGGTGGTCTAGCCGTATTGTTTCTCATGCCGTTATTATTGGTGATAGTCATAACCACCATTCAAGACAACTCTTTTAAAACCATAAAAGAGACCAAATTACCTATTCTTTTGGTAGATATGGATAAAGGGAAGGTCTCCGAAGATATTTTACAAAACTTAGCCGACTCAAAATTATTTCAGGTGGATAGGGCATTTACCGATGAAGAAGCAAAACAACGGGTTTTAAAAGGCGATTACCAATTGGCTATAGTTATACCAAAAAACCTATCATCTGACCTTGCTATTAAAATCAATGAAAATGTAGATGGAATTCTATCAAAATTCAGTGATAATGAGGAAAGTATTCCAGAGGTTAAGTCACAGATGATGCCCAAAGAAGTGAAGCTTTATTTTGATCCCGCAACCCAACAGTCTTTTAAAAGTTCGGTAAGAAGTAATATTGATAAGATGATTTCAAAAATAGAGACGGAAACCATCTACAAAGCCTTTCAAGAACAATTGACGGATGACCCTTCGGAGGCTATTTTTGAAACTGAGAAGTTTATCACTTTTACCGAAATAATACCAAGTAGAAATAAGGAAGCCTTAATCCCAAACTCAACCCAACATAACATTCCAGCATGGACGCTCTTTGCTATCTTTTTCATTATTCTTCCACTGGCTATTAATATGGTGAAAGAAAAAAACCAAGGTACGTTTGTTAGACTTAGAACCAACCCCGTATCATATGCCACCGTGTTAGGAGGAAAAACAATTGTCTTCCTAGGTGTTTCTTTAGTACAGTTTACACTTATGCTGGCCGTAGGTATTTTTCTTTTCCCCTTAATAGGATTACCTAAACTAGATGTTACCGGTAGACTTCCCCTATTATTTATCGTTGCCTTTTTTGCCGGTCTGGCCGCTGTGGGTCTAGGGTTGTTATTAGGAACCGTTGCCAAAACCCAAGAGCAATCAGCACCTTTTGGCGCTACATTTGTGGTTATTTTAGCGGCAATTGGCGGTGTTTGGGTACCCGTTTTTGCCATGCCCAAGCTTATGCAAATGCTCTCTAACCTATCTCCTATGAATTGGGGGCTAAGTGCTTTTTATGATGTATTTTTGCGTAACGCAACCTTTGTTGAGATTATCCCCGAAATATCACTTTTATTGCTGTTTTTCGTGATTACCACACTTATAGCCATTATCTATAACGAAAGAAAAAATGCCGTCTAA
- a CDS encoding acyl-CoA thioesterase gives MPSKIQKEISFTSEVRVRFAETDPLGIVWHGNYIQYFEDGREAFGRHHGISYLDQKEHNFSTPIVKSGCEHKLPLSYGDVATIKTTYVNSQAAKMIFKYEIYNPAGAVVCTGETVQVFVELGGELSLVLPEFFAEWKKKVGLLDE, from the coding sequence ATGCCGTCTAAAATCCAAAAAGAAATCAGTTTCACCAGTGAAGTCCGTGTACGATTTGCAGAAACGGACCCATTGGGCATTGTCTGGCACGGCAATTATATTCAGTATTTTGAAGATGGTCGCGAAGCTTTTGGGCGCCACCATGGCATTTCATATCTAGACCAAAAAGAGCATAATTTCTCTACGCCAATTGTAAAATCGGGATGCGAGCATAAACTGCCGTTAAGCTATGGAGATGTGGCCACTATAAAAACCACCTATGTAAATTCACAAGCCGCAAAAATGATTTTCAAATATGAAATCTATAACCCTGCAGGAGCTGTTGTTTGTACGGGAGAGACCGTTCAGGTCTTTGTGGAACTAGGCGGTGAACTATCATTAGTACTACCGGAGTTTTTTGCAGAATGGAAGAAAAAAGTAGGGCTTTTAGATGAATAA
- a CDS encoding beta-ketoacyl-[acyl-carrier-protein] synthase family protein, translating to MNNVYLSHNNIVSAYGFDSASAIDSIKDEVSGLSLVDDSSILPNPFYSSLITQDSLSEAFQKLDPKEAYTRLEQILLVSLSDTIKKSGLELTDRVGLILSTTKGNIDVLETKNPFDESRAYLAELGQKIEDFFGFKNEALVLSNACVSGVLALAVAKRLIRQKRYDHVFVVAGDLVSEFILSGFNSFQALSEAPCKPYCKTRSGINIGEVGCSILVTKDDNNLVDESVRLIGEASCNDANHISGPSRTGEGLYRSIVSAMNQAKIDADAIDYISAHGTATLFNDEMEAIAFNRANLQDVPLNSLKGYFGHTLGASGLLETIIGMHSLYSNTLYASLGFDKLGVSQPLNIIKETTSKESSIFLKTASGFGGCNTAAIFQKVNS from the coding sequence ATGAATAACGTTTACCTATCACATAATAACATAGTTTCCGCTTACGGATTTGATAGTGCTTCCGCAATCGATAGCATTAAAGATGAAGTTTCAGGGCTTTCTTTGGTAGATGATTCCAGCATTCTACCCAATCCCTTTTACTCTTCGCTCATTACGCAAGACAGCCTATCCGAGGCATTCCAAAAATTGGACCCAAAAGAAGCCTATACAAGATTAGAACAAATACTGTTGGTTTCCTTATCGGATACAATTAAGAAATCCGGTTTAGAACTTACGGATAGAGTGGGATTGATTTTATCTACCACAAAAGGCAACATAGACGTCTTAGAAACAAAGAACCCTTTTGATGAAAGCAGAGCTTATTTAGCCGAATTAGGCCAGAAAATTGAAGACTTCTTCGGTTTTAAAAACGAAGCTCTTGTCCTATCCAACGCCTGTGTTTCCGGTGTTTTAGCCTTAGCGGTAGCTAAAAGATTGATTCGTCAAAAACGATACGACCATGTATTTGTGGTTGCCGGAGATTTGGTAAGCGAATTTATTTTATCCGGATTCAACTCCTTTCAAGCTTTAAGCGAAGCACCCTGCAAACCGTATTGCAAAACCCGTTCAGGAATTAATATTGGGGAAGTAGGCTGCAGTATACTTGTAACCAAAGATGATAATAACTTAGTTGATGAATCAGTTCGTTTAATAGGCGAAGCTTCTTGCAATGATGCCAACCATATTTCCGGTCCTTCCAGAACAGGCGAAGGCTTATATAGAAGTATTGTTTCGGCAATGAATCAAGCAAAAATTGATGCAGATGCCATCGATTATATTTCAGCACACGGTACTGCTACGCTGTTCAATGATGAAATGGAGGCCATAGCTTTTAACCGTGCCAATTTACAGGATGTTCCTCTAAATAGTTTAAAAGGCTATTTTGGTCATACACTTGGGGCCTCGGGTCTCTTGGAAACTATAATCGGTATGCATTCACTATACTCCAATACCTTATACGCCTCTCTTGGCTTTGACAAATTAGGGGTCTCACAGCCTTTGAATATAATAAAAGAAACCACCAGCAAAGAAAGTAGTATATTTCTAAAAACCGCTTCCGGTTTTGGAGGCTGTAATACGGCTGCAATTTTTCAAAAAGTCAATTCATGA
- a CDS encoding 3-oxoacyl-ACP synthase: MNRSDYHIKSYCRIRDGKISKDGELLFSDASEEFPAFIKAAYKHFETDYSKFFKMDNLSKLAFMGAEVLLRGNDEENTALILSNRASSLDTDRKHQAAISNPKGGFASPAVFVYTLPNICMGEISIRHKLYSENSFFIFAEFNPHLLSNYTNDLLETGKAKEVLCGWVDYDKEKYDAFLYVIGKKGLLAHNTEGLTKLYRTK, encoded by the coding sequence ATGAACAGGTCTGACTACCATATAAAATCATATTGCCGTATTAGAGACGGGAAGATTTCTAAAGATGGAGAATTGCTTTTTTCCGATGCTTCGGAAGAATTTCCCGCCTTCATTAAAGCAGCGTACAAACATTTTGAAACCGACTATTCTAAGTTTTTCAAAATGGATAATCTTAGCAAGCTTGCTTTTATGGGTGCGGAGGTTCTTTTGCGAGGCAATGATGAAGAAAACACAGCGCTTATTCTATCAAACAGAGCTTCCAGTTTAGATACAGATCGTAAACATCAGGCAGCTATTAGTAATCCAAAGGGCGGTTTTGCAAGCCCAGCCGTTTTTGTTTACACCCTTCCTAATATATGTATGGGTGAAATTAGCATTCGCCACAAACTGTATTCTGAAAATAGTTTCTTTATATTTGCTGAATTCAACCCCCATTTATTATCAAATTATACAAATGATTTGCTAGAAACGGGTAAGGCCAAAGAAGTGCTTTGCGGATGGGTTGACTATGACAAAGAAAAATATGATGCGTTTTTATACGTTATCGGTAAAAAAGGTTTGTTAGCCCATAATACAGAGGGGCTAACCAAATTATACAGAACAAAATGA
- a CDS encoding phosphopantetheine-binding protein, which yields MSELKQELKEKIIEQLNLEDVSVDEIANNDPLFGEGLGLDSIDALELIVMLDKDYGIRLADPKEGRKIFESIDTMAAYIEANRSN from the coding sequence ATGAGCGAACTTAAACAAGAATTGAAGGAAAAAATCATCGAGCAATTAAATTTGGAAGATGTTTCCGTTGACGAAATCGCAAATAACGACCCGCTTTTTGGCGAAGGACTTGGGCTTGACTCTATAGATGCATTAGAGCTTATTGTAATGCTTGATAAGGATTATGGCATTAGATTGGCAGACCCAAAAGAAGGTCGCAAGATTTTTGAATCAATAGATACTATGGCCGCATATATTGAAGCCAACCGTTCTAACTAA
- a CDS encoding beta-ketoacyl-[acyl-carrier-protein] synthase family protein yields MCKGVAITGMGAISAIGNNVQENYDALISGKIGISKISKIDTVHKDDIMVGEIEMTNAELKKKLGIADEDAISRTALLAMLAADEALSQAGITDVNDCETGLISGTTVGGMDQSEKYYFEYFDSDKNWGHINGLHAGDSTQKLAAHLGLAESFVSTISTACSSAANAIMLGARMIKSGQLDRVIVGGTDSLSKFTINGFKTLMIQSDTYNTPFDDERKGLNLGEAAAYIILESDKIVERNNREVLAYVKGYGNANDAFHQTASSENGDGAVLAMEKAFQVSGLNPSDIDYVNAHGTATPNNDLSEGRALLRTFGENVPEFSSTKAFTGHTLAVAGGIEAVYSVLALQNNIIYPNLNFNTPMKEFDLLPQTTVKQKELRNVLSNSFGFGGNCSTLIFSKEA; encoded by the coding sequence ATGTGTAAGGGCGTAGCAATTACAGGCATGGGTGCCATTTCTGCCATTGGAAACAATGTGCAAGAAAATTATGATGCGCTTATTTCTGGTAAAATAGGCATTTCTAAAATCTCAAAAATAGATACTGTTCATAAAGACGATATCATGGTGGGTGAAATAGAGATGACCAATGCTGAATTGAAGAAAAAACTTGGCATTGCAGATGAAGATGCTATATCGCGCACGGCTCTTTTAGCCATGCTTGCTGCGGACGAAGCCTTATCACAAGCCGGAATTACAGATGTTAATGATTGTGAAACCGGACTTATTTCCGGAACTACCGTTGGCGGTATGGACCAATCGGAGAAATATTATTTTGAATATTTTGATAGCGATAAAAACTGGGGCCATATTAACGGGCTTCACGCTGGAGACTCAACTCAAAAATTAGCTGCCCATTTAGGATTGGCAGAGAGTTTTGTTTCCACAATTAGCACAGCCTGTTCTTCAGCGGCAAACGCCATTATGTTGGGTGCACGAATGATAAAATCCGGTCAATTAGACCGTGTTATTGTGGGTGGTACAGATAGTTTGAGTAAGTTCACCATCAATGGTTTTAAAACCTTAATGATTCAGTCTGACACGTATAACACGCCGTTTGATGATGAGCGAAAAGGTTTAAACCTTGGCGAGGCGGCAGCTTATATTATTTTAGAATCGGATAAAATTGTAGAAAGAAACAACCGAGAGGTATTGGCATACGTAAAAGGGTATGGCAATGCCAATGACGCTTTTCACCAAACTGCTTCTTCGGAAAATGGAGATGGCGCTGTTCTTGCCATGGAAAAAGCGTTTCAGGTTTCAGGGTTAAACCCTTCCGATATTGACTATGTGAATGCCCACGGTACAGCAACTCCAAATAATGACCTCTCCGAAGGCCGTGCATTGTTGCGAACGTTCGGTGAAAATGTGCCGGAATTCAGCTCAACCAAAGCCTTTACCGGTCACACATTGGCCGTAGCCGGTGGTATAGAAGCGGTATATTCCGTTTTGGCGTTACAGAACAATATTATTTATCCCAACCTGAACTTTAATACTCCTATGAAGGAGTTTGATTTACTTCCTCAAACAACGGTCAAACAAAAAGAACTGCGTAATGTGCTTTCCAATTCTTTTGGTTTCGGAGGTAACTGTTCTACTCTAATATTTTCAAAAGAAGCCTAA
- a CDS encoding beta-ketoacyl synthase N-terminal-like domain-containing protein, translated as MKPVYINSVGSVSAQKTFDNTEFLNEITDYNGTVINVIDPNYKEFIPPAAARRMARGIKMSTVSSKNALTEAGLENVDAIIVGTGLGCIGDSERFVSDIINNNEQYLTPTRFIQSSHNTVAGQIALNLGCKGHNFTFVHSAVSFESSLIDAKMMLENDEANSILVGGVDELVDHHVDTHRLIGHVKKEAVASKDVLNSKTEGVVMGEGSHFFVLSTKKQPSCYAQLLAVRTYNTLSKARLEQKINSFLEAQNATIEDIDLVILGNNGDVNFDDFYEKLSVGTFKNTAQAYYKHLSGEFDTATGFAFWMANKILKTQHIPPVTKLNAIEPSYLKTILIYNQYRGENHSLTLIRKC; from the coding sequence ATGAAACCAGTGTATATAAATAGTGTAGGTTCGGTGTCGGCCCAAAAAACTTTTGATAACACTGAGTTTCTAAACGAAATAACGGACTATAACGGCACGGTAATAAACGTTATAGACCCCAATTATAAAGAATTCATTCCGCCAGCAGCGGCACGGCGTATGGCACGCGGCATCAAAATGAGTACCGTGAGTTCTAAAAATGCGCTTACAGAAGCTGGATTGGAAAATGTAGATGCCATTATTGTTGGTACGGGACTAGGTTGTATTGGAGACTCTGAGCGCTTTGTTAGTGATATCATCAATAACAACGAGCAATACCTAACACCAACTCGTTTTATTCAATCTTCTCACAATACCGTAGCCGGACAAATTGCCCTGAACCTAGGTTGTAAGGGTCATAATTTCACTTTTGTACATTCGGCCGTATCTTTTGAATCATCTTTAATCGACGCCAAAATGATGCTTGAAAATGACGAGGCGAATTCCATTTTAGTAGGTGGCGTAGATGAATTGGTAGACCATCACGTAGATACGCATCGGTTGATCGGTCATGTTAAAAAAGAGGCGGTAGCATCAAAAGATGTACTCAACTCTAAAACCGAAGGCGTGGTTATGGGTGAAGGCTCACACTTTTTTGTCCTTTCCACTAAAAAACAACCTTCGTGCTACGCGCAATTACTTGCTGTACGAACCTACAACACCCTTTCTAAAGCACGTTTAGAACAGAAAATCAACTCATTTTTAGAAGCTCAGAATGCAACTATTGAAGATATTGACCTGGTTATTTTGGGCAATAACGGAGATGTAAATTTTGATGATTTTTACGAAAAATTGAGCGTTGGTACATTCAAAAACACGGCCCAAGCCTACTACAAACACCTATCAGGTGAGTTTGATACCGCAACTGGCTTCGCTTTTTGGATGGCGAACAAGATTTTAAAGACGCAACATATTCCGCCAGTTACCAAATTGAATGCCATTGAGCCTTCCTACTTAAAAACAATTCTGATTTACAATCAATATAGAGGAGAAAACCACAGTCTCACTTTAATTCGCAAATGCTAA
- a CDS encoding polysaccharide deacetylase family protein produces MLRRKGVNTVAILLLLLTIAVYLLGHTPLWPIFTVLLIWFAFTVFGSFFIRWNYHLTSRHSNKNIENHWVSITFDDGPNSKFTPRVLDLLAKYNAKATFFCVGKTIEQNPEILKQIIDEGHSIGNHTYTHSNNFGFFPLDKILNELKQTENLAHSLTGKRMKLYRPAFGVTNPQIAKATHQLQLHSIGWNVRSLDTTFRSEKAVLKRITGKVSKGDIILLHDTSEKTIVVLEQLLLFLRQKNLSSVTIDRLLEIEAYA; encoded by the coding sequence ATGCTAAGGCGCAAAGGGGTAAATACCGTTGCTATTCTTCTTTTGCTACTAACCATAGCAGTTTATTTATTAGGACACACACCTTTGTGGCCTATTTTTACAGTCCTGCTTATTTGGTTTGCCTTTACCGTTTTTGGTTCTTTTTTTATCAGATGGAACTACCACCTGACCTCTAGGCATTCTAATAAAAACATTGAAAACCATTGGGTTTCCATAACTTTTGATGATGGACCAAACAGCAAATTTACTCCAAGAGTACTTGATTTACTGGCCAAATACAATGCAAAGGCAACGTTTTTCTGTGTAGGTAAAACTATTGAACAAAACCCTGAAATTCTCAAACAAATCATAGACGAGGGCCACAGTATTGGAAATCATACCTACACACACTCCAACAATTTCGGTTTTTTTCCGTTGGATAAAATATTGAATGAATTAAAACAAACCGAAAATCTAGCGCATTCGTTGACCGGAAAAAGAATGAAACTGTATCGGCCCGCTTTTGGGGTGACCAATCCACAAATTGCAAAAGCAACGCATCAGCTGCAATTGCATTCTATTGGCTGGAACGTACGCTCCTTAGACACCACATTTAGGTCAGAAAAGGCGGTATTGAAACGCATAACCGGCAAAGTTTCTAAAGGCGATATTATTCTGCTTCATGATACTAGCGAAAAAACAATAGTCGTTTTGGAACAGTTATTGTTATTTTTGCGACAGAAAAATCTGAGTTCGGTCACAATTGACCGCTTACTAGAAATCGAAGCTTATGCATAA
- a CDS encoding LolA family protein, translating into MHKILFLVFFISVSSIAQKEMTSTEATALRTKVKTRAEAVTTVLSDFTQYKHLDFLSDDIVSQGQLAFKAPSLVKWEYTEPFAYSVLFKNETLYINDDGNKSNMDVGSNKIFKQLNQLITASIRGDMFDEDEFNIKYFKINDSSLVYFLPKDERLSNFIKAFHLSFNANGDVTEVKMIEPSDDYTQIKFTERVVNKTLSDAVFTQ; encoded by the coding sequence ATGCATAAGATACTTTTTCTTGTTTTTTTTATATCTGTTTCGTCCATCGCCCAAAAGGAGATGACAAGCACGGAGGCCACTGCCTTAAGAACCAAGGTTAAAACTAGGGCAGAAGCCGTTACTACGGTATTGAGTGATTTTACACAGTACAAACATTTGGATTTCTTATCTGACGATATCGTTTCTCAAGGCCAACTTGCTTTTAAGGCCCCAAGCCTTGTAAAATGGGAATACACCGAGCCATTTGCCTACTCCGTACTTTTTAAAAATGAGACACTCTATATTAATGACGACGGCAACAAAAGCAATATGGACGTGGGCTCCAATAAAATTTTCAAACAACTAAATCAATTGATAACAGCTAGTATTCGTGGTGATATGTTCGATGAAGATGAATTCAATATCAAATATTTCAAGATCAATGATTCTAGTTTGGTCTACTTTCTTCCCAAAGACGAACGGTTATCAAATTTTATCAAGGCTTTTCACCTTTCTTTTAATGCAAATGGCGATGTTACCGAAGTAAAAATGATCGAGCCTTCAGATGATTATACCCAAATTAAATTTACAGAACGTGTCGTGAACAAAACCTTGTCAGATGCGGTATTTACTCAATAG
- a CDS encoding porin family protein, translating into MKTLKLLLALCLICSTSLVMSQVRPGFKIGLNNANISNTTLDTKSGIYVGAFVDIPISEYYTLQPELLYSNQGGKSNSDQYGDVNINYISIGLPNKFYMGPDSGFHFILGLGLDINFENNFVNLTNFNGDDEISPVDLSVFGGIGYEFDFGLILEARYKQGTISVDFFGEDDLYEEEGSNLNGVFQIGAAYKFKI; encoded by the coding sequence ATGAAGACCTTAAAATTACTTTTAGCACTTTGCCTCATCTGCAGCACAAGCCTAGTTATGTCGCAGGTTCGTCCTGGTTTTAAAATTGGCTTGAACAATGCCAATATAAGCAATACTACGCTAGATACTAAATCAGGTATTTACGTTGGAGCTTTTGTAGATATTCCAATTTCAGAATACTACACCTTGCAACCGGAACTTTTATATTCAAATCAAGGCGGCAAATCCAACTCCGACCAGTATGGAGATGTCAACATCAATTACATTTCTATTGGTTTACCTAATAAGTTTTACATGGGTCCGGATAGCGGGTTTCATTTTATTCTTGGCCTTGGTTTAGACATTAACTTTGAGAACAATTTTGTTAATTTGACCAACTTTAATGGGGATGATGAAATCTCCCCTGTAGACCTCTCCGTTTTTGGAGGAATAGGATACGAATTCGATTTCGGATTAATTCTCGAAGCACGATATAAACAGGGTACCATTAGCGTTGACTTCTTTGGCGAAGACGACCTGTATGAAGAAGAAGGAAGCAATCTCAACGGTGTATTTCAAATTGGTGCCGCATATAAATTTAAAATCTAA
- a CDS encoding 3-hydroxyacyl-ACP dehydratase: MLIEGLYTVESFEKEEQTVKATVKLNAGHEVFKGHFPGNPVMPGVCMIQIIKELTEQATEKSLFLSVASNIKFMAIINPEKNDVIQLTLTISEEDATVKVKNTTSFDDTLALKLSATFAILN; the protein is encoded by the coding sequence ATGTTGATTGAAGGATTATATACCGTAGAAAGCTTTGAAAAAGAAGAGCAAACCGTAAAGGCAACGGTAAAACTAAATGCAGGACACGAGGTTTTTAAAGGTCATTTTCCCGGGAACCCTGTTATGCCTGGGGTTTGTATGATTCAGATTATCAAAGAATTGACCGAGCAGGCCACAGAGAAATCTTTGTTTCTATCGGTTGCGTCAAATATTAAGTTTATGGCGATAATCAATCCTGAAAAAAATGATGTTATTCAACTTACATTGACAATTTCTGAAGAAGATGCTACTGTTAAAGTAAAAAACACCACATCTTTTGATGATACATTGGCACTTAAGCTTAGCGCAACTTTTGCTATTTTAAATTAG
- a CDS encoding DUF2062 domain-containing protein has product MEQLNCCVLVPTYNNAGTLKKVLDRILEYTHTIIIINDGATDSTAKILKGYSDIEQIHLPENKGKGNALQVGFKSAIAQGYDYAITIDSDGQHFPEDLSVFLDELQKEETSNVLYIGSRNMRQADVPGKSSFGNKFSNFWFWFETGTKLQDTQCGYRLYPLKELENLKFYTPKFEFEIEVIVRLAWEGTLVKNVPVRILYDETERVSHFRTVTDFTRISILNTWLVIVTIFYIKPRNFFRKIKKKGFKKFLLEDLLRSDDTPKTKALSIALGVFLGIAPFWGFQTILVFALATLFGLNKAITFAFSNISLPPLIPFIIYFSIKIGVLITGEEVSFSMENMTENFGMLQNLKTYLIGSFALAIMSALFFGIVGYLTILFLGKKKMVVDNG; this is encoded by the coding sequence ATGGAGCAGCTCAACTGCTGTGTTCTGGTACCGACTTACAATAATGCGGGCACCTTAAAAAAAGTGCTTGACCGTATTTTGGAGTACACCCATACTATTATCATTATTAATGACGGGGCAACTGATAGCACCGCCAAGATATTAAAAGGATATTCAGATATTGAGCAAATCCATTTGCCGGAAAACAAAGGAAAAGGCAATGCACTTCAAGTTGGTTTTAAGTCCGCCATCGCACAAGGGTATGACTATGCGATAACTATAGATTCTGATGGCCAACATTTTCCTGAAGACCTTTCCGTATTCCTAGATGAACTCCAAAAAGAAGAAACATCTAATGTTCTTTATATTGGTTCAAGAAATATGAGACAGGCAGATGTACCGGGAAAAAGTAGTTTCGGCAACAAGTTTTCTAACTTTTGGTTCTGGTTTGAAACGGGCACTAAATTACAAGATACCCAATGCGGGTACCGATTATATCCCCTAAAAGAACTAGAGAATTTAAAATTTTACACCCCTAAATTTGAGTTTGAGATAGAGGTTATAGTTCGTTTGGCTTGGGAAGGCACCCTAGTAAAAAATGTACCTGTCCGTATTTTGTATGATGAAACCGAAAGGGTTTCCCATTTTAGGACCGTAACCGATTTTACTAGGATCAGTATTCTCAATACATGGTTGGTGATTGTTACTATTTTCTATATAAAACCGCGAAATTTCTTTCGGAAAATAAAAAAAAAAGGTTTTAAAAAGTTCCTTTTAGAAGATTTACTTCGGAGTGATGATACACCAAAAACTAAAGCCCTATCTATTGCATTGGGCGTCTTTTTGGGCATTGCGCCTTTTTGGGGCTTTCAGACCATCCTTGTTTTTGCTTTGGCCACGCTCTTTGGGTTGAACAAAGCAATTACTTTTGCATTTTCTAACATCAGTCTTCCGCCTTTAATCCCCTTTATTATCTATTTTAGTATTAAAATAGGCGTATTGATAACTGGGGAAGAGGTTTCCTTTTCTATGGAAAACATGACCGAAAACTTCGGAATGCTGCAAAATCTTAAAACATATCTCATTGGCAGTTTTGCTTTGGCAATCATGTCCGCGCTATTTTTTGGAATCGTCGGTTATTTGACGATTCTGTTCTTGGGAAAGAAAAAAATGGTGGTTGACAATGGGTAG